The following are encoded together in the Sphaerodactylus townsendi isolate TG3544 linkage group LG14, MPM_Stown_v2.3, whole genome shotgun sequence genome:
- the APRT gene encoding adenine phosphoribosyltransferase yields the protein MSSEQLRVVRARIRDFPDFPTAGVLFRDISPLLKDPEAFRTAIDILETHVKDKHPQVDFIAGLDSRGFLFGPVLAQRLGVGFVLIRKKGKLPGRTESVSYTLEYGKAELEVQGDAVEPSQKVILIDDLLATGGTMRAACELMSKLKAEILDCVVLIELKFLKGADMLKPFPLHSVLQYE from the exons ATGAGCTCGGAGCAGCTGCGGGTCGTGCGCGCGCGGATCAGGGACTTCCCGGACTTCCCCACGGCGGGCGTTTTGTTCCG AGATATCAGCCCGCTGCTGAAGGACCCGGAGGCATTCAGGACCGCTATTGACATCCTGGAAACTCACGTGAAAGACAAGCATCCCCAGGTGGATTTCATTGCAG GTCTGGATTCGCGAGGCTTCCTGTTTGGACCCGTCCTGGCTCAGCGACTGGGAGTCGGGTTTGTGTTGATCCGCAAAAAGGGGAAGCTTCCGGGCCGAACAGAATCCGTCTCCTACACTCTTGAATACGGCAAG gcagaGCTCGAAGTTCAGGGCGATGCAGTGGAGCCGAGCCAGAAAGTGATCTTAATCGACGACTTGCTTGCCACGGGAG GAACGATGCGAGCGGCCTGCGAACTGATGTCCAAGCTGAAGGCTGAGATCCTGGACTGTGTGGTGCTCATAGAGTTAAAATTCCTCAAAGGGGCAGACATGCTCAAGCCCTTCCCGCTGCATTCAGTGTTGCAGTACGAGTGA